In a single window of the Arachis hypogaea cultivar Tifrunner chromosome 6, arahy.Tifrunner.gnm2.J5K5, whole genome shotgun sequence genome:
- the LOC112696645 gene encoding protein FAR1-RELATED SEQUENCE 5-like, translating into MSLSKSAMDVDSEPLSSQDNVEDPMMTSVEENVNCTCDCGGSSSKCVTVTADDIINQTFETSDAAYNLYVRYARCLGFGVRKGDTARGKDGTQRRRRFFCSKEGKRAEKYISSLSRKREHRALTRTGCEAMLAVYLDTKTSTWRVKKLVEKHNHDLVPQCLVHLIPNHRGLTEPQKAQANTMHDHGLPTSKIMGLMVGQAGGYANVGFTKKDLDNHFQRARRAMLIGGDSNATISYLLGKADVDPMAMTRYSATDEGRLANLFWADGICRSDYQCFGDVLAFDTTYRKNKYRRPLVIFSGCNHHRQTCIFGFSLVEDERTATYTWLLQNFLEVMLNKSPSVVVTDGDEAMKAAIREIFPDATHRLCGWHIQKNVTANIKNKNFSNDFRRCLYAPWHPEEFEEYWENMIKKYGLEENEWVLSEYEKRKSWASAYLRDKFCAGFRTTSRCEAINNFIKRFIGIRQSLLELVQNLEHALRDYRNNELVSQFKTLYGEPVLTTGLEALELSAANFYTREILGDVKKEIQGVVALDVINEENISTTVVLKVKECDRRQHTYNVLYDRNTEHMECECSRWSSEGIPCRHMFCAMKRVGLQKLPDSLLLRRWSKDAKKYLDESSAGGTTQDREREFLMRYGALSVAATWMVFLGAQDGPSFHDTMNEVYRWTQTLEQKSDLKR; encoded by the exons ATGTCGTTGTCGAAG AGTGCAATGGATGTTGACTCGGAACCACTCAGTTCACAAGACAACGTCGAAGATCCCATGATGACTAGTGTGGAAGAAAATGTTAACTGCACTTGTGATTGTGGTGGCAGCAGTAGTAAGTGTGTGACTGTGACGGCCGATGATATTATAAACCAGACTTTTGAAACATCAGATGCAGCTTATAACTTGTATGTACGTTATGCGAGGTGTCTCGGGTTTGGAGTTCGCAAGGGTGATACAGCACGTGGAAAAGATGGAACACAGCGCAGAAGGAGGTTTTTTTGCAGCAAGGAAGGAAAGAGAGCCGAGAAATACATATCTAGTTTGAGTAGGAAGCGGGAGCATAGAGCGCTGACTCGCACTGGTTGTGAAGCCATGCTTGCGGTGTATCTTGACACTAAAACTTCGACTTGGAGGGTTAAAAAATTAGTTGAGAAGCACAACCACGATCTTGTCCCACAATGCTTGGTACACCTAATTCCAAACCACCGAGGGTTGACTGAGCCACAAAAAGCTCAGGCGAATACCATGCATGATCATGGTCTTCCAACCTCTAAAATAATGGGACTAATGGTAGGCCAAGCCGGTGGTTATGCCAATGTCGGGTTCACAAAGAAGGACCTAGATAATCACTTTCAAAGAGCTCGTCGTGCAATgctcattggtggggattccaatGCGACGATTAGCTATCTACTTGGGAAAGCAGATGTCGACCCGATGGCCATGACAAGGTACAGTGCTACTGATGAAGGTCGGCTGGCAAATTTATTTTGGGCAGATGGCATTTGTAGGTCCGATTATCAGTGCTTTGGAGATGTGCTTGCATTCGATACAACCTACCGGAAGAATAAGTACAGAAGGCCCTTGGTAATCTTCTCAGGTTGTAACCATCATCGCCAAACATGTATATTTGGTTTTTCCTTGGTAGAGGACGAACGGACTGCAACATATACGTGGTTGTTGCAAAACTTTCTAGAAGTCATGCTGAACAAGTCTCCTAGTGTTGTGGTCACAGACGGTGATGAAGCAATGAAGGCAGCAATTCGAGAAATCTTCCCAGATGCAACTCACCGATTATGTGGTTGGCACATTCAGAAGAATGTAACGGcaaacataaaaaacaaaaatttttccaACGACTTCAGAAGATGTTTGTATGCTCCATGGCATCcggaagaatttgaagaatattgggagaatatgataaaaaaatatgggTTGGAGGAAAATGAATGGGTTCTGAGTGAATATGAGAAGAGGAAAAGTTGGGCAAGCGCTTACTTGAGGGATAAATTCTGTGCTGGATTTAGAACAACATCAAGGTGTGAGGCGATAAACAACTTCATTAAGAGGTTTATTGGCATTCGCCAAAGTCTTCTAGAGTTGGTCCAAAATCTTGAACATGCTCTTAGGGACTATAGAAACAATGAATTAGTTTCTCAATTTAAGACGCTGTATGGGGAGCCCGTTCTAACTACTGGGCTAGAAGCGTTGGAGCTTTCTGCTGCCAATTTTTACACTAGGGAGATTCTTGGAGATGTAAAAAAGGAGATTCAAGGAGTAGTCGCATTAGATGTAATAAATGAGGAAAACATATCAACCACTGTTGTGTTAAAAGTTAAGGAGTGTGACAGGAGACAACATACTTATAACGTACTTTACGATCGCAATACTGAGCATATGGAGTGTGAATGTAGTCGGTGGAGTAGTGAAGGCATTCCTTGCAGGCACATGTTTTGTGCAATGAAAAGGGTAGGTTTACAGAAGTTGCCAGATAGTCTTCTTTTGAGAAGATGGTCGAAGGATGCCAAGAAGTATCTGGATGAAAGTTCTGCTGGAGGCACTACGCAAGACagagaaagagaatttttgaTGCGCTATGGCGCATTGTCAGTGGCAGCTACGTGGATGGTATTCTTAGGAGCTCAAGATGGTCCTTCTTTCCATGACACTATGAATGAAGTATATCGTTGGACCCAAACACTAGAACAAAAATCTGACTTGAAAAGATAA